A window of Pedococcus aerophilus contains these coding sequences:
- the gcvP gene encoding aminomethyl-transferring glycine dehydrogenase, protein MSAQQSSTPTDATDRSREGEPLVTRLPEFVGRHIGPSPDDVTVMLQAVGHDSLESLVDAALPGTIRSDAPLRVEPSASEAAVVEELRGLARRNQVMTSMIGLGYYGTITPAVIQRNVLENPAWYTAYTPYQPEISQGRLEALINFQTVVSDLTGLSTSGASLLDEGTAAAEAMTLMRRSSKAGADAVLVVDRHLFPQTLAVMQTRAVPLGIGVVVADLDDVATVEALRAAAGDRDVFGVMVQYPGADGEVRDWRGLASAAHEAGALVTAAADLLALTLATSPGEWGADVAVGTTQRFGVPMGFGGPHAGYMSVRAGLERSLPGRLVGVSVDTEGAPAYRLALQTREQHIRREKATSNICTAQVLLAVMASMYAVYHGPDGLAAIARRVHGHARALVEGLQASGVEVLTKDYFDTVTVAVPGRADEVVSEAAHRGVNVWRVDADRVSLSVDETTDLRNLDAVWAAFGATGTTSVQLDAPAWSPELVRASEYLTHPVFHSHRSETSMLRYLRRLSDRDFALDRGMIPLGSCTMKLNATTEMVAVTWPEFAHLHPFAPAHQTEGIRSLISDLSAWLCEITGYDAVSLQPNAGSQGEFAGLLAIHAYHEANGQSQRRICLIPASAHGTNAASAVMAGMKVVVVKTAAGGDIDMDDLRAKVDQHRDDLAAIMVTYPSTHGVFEDTITELCGLVHDAGGQVYVDGANLNALVGLAKPGKFGADVSHLNLHKTFCIPHGGGGPGVGPVAVRAHLAPHLPNHPLSAEAGPSTGVGPISAAPFGSASILPISWAYVRLMGGAGLTRATQVAILNANYIATRLREHYPVLYSGHDGIVAHECILDLRDLTKRSGVTVDDVAKRLIDYGFHAPTMSFPVAGTLMVEPTESEDRGEIDRFCDAMIAIRHEIAAVEAGEVAVVDSMLRNAPHTAKALAGKWEYPYERSDAAFPVGVHAPDKYWPPVARIDGAYGDRNLVCSCPPPEAFES, encoded by the coding sequence ATGTCCGCCCAGCAGTCCAGCACGCCGACCGATGCCACCGACCGCTCCCGCGAGGGCGAGCCGCTGGTGACCCGCCTGCCGGAGTTCGTCGGTCGCCACATCGGCCCCTCCCCGGACGACGTCACGGTGATGCTGCAGGCGGTGGGTCACGACAGCCTCGAGTCGCTCGTCGACGCGGCGCTGCCCGGCACGATCCGGTCCGACGCCCCGCTGCGCGTCGAGCCCAGCGCGTCCGAGGCGGCTGTCGTCGAAGAGCTGCGCGGGCTGGCCCGGCGCAACCAGGTGATGACGTCGATGATCGGCCTGGGCTACTACGGCACCATCACGCCGGCCGTGATCCAGCGCAACGTGCTGGAGAACCCCGCGTGGTACACGGCCTACACGCCCTACCAGCCGGAGATCTCCCAGGGCCGCCTCGAGGCCCTCATCAACTTCCAGACCGTGGTCAGCGACCTCACCGGTCTGTCGACCTCCGGCGCCTCCCTGCTCGACGAGGGCACCGCTGCGGCCGAGGCGATGACCCTGATGCGTCGCTCGAGCAAGGCGGGGGCCGACGCCGTCCTGGTCGTGGACCGCCACCTGTTCCCGCAGACGCTGGCTGTCATGCAGACGCGAGCCGTGCCGCTCGGCATCGGTGTCGTCGTCGCCGACCTCGACGACGTGGCCACGGTCGAGGCGCTGCGCGCCGCCGCGGGCGACCGTGACGTCTTCGGTGTCATGGTCCAGTACCCCGGCGCCGACGGCGAGGTCCGCGACTGGCGCGGCCTGGCTTCCGCCGCGCACGAGGCCGGTGCGCTGGTCACCGCCGCCGCCGACCTGCTCGCCCTCACCCTGGCCACGTCCCCGGGGGAGTGGGGCGCCGACGTGGCGGTGGGCACGACCCAGCGCTTCGGGGTGCCGATGGGCTTCGGTGGCCCGCACGCCGGGTACATGAGCGTCCGCGCCGGCCTCGAGCGTTCACTGCCCGGTCGCCTCGTCGGCGTCAGCGTCGACACCGAGGGTGCACCGGCCTACCGTCTCGCCCTCCAGACCCGCGAGCAGCACATCCGCCGCGAGAAGGCCACGTCCAACATCTGCACCGCCCAGGTGCTGCTGGCCGTCATGGCGTCGATGTACGCCGTCTACCACGGCCCCGACGGGCTGGCGGCGATCGCCCGCCGCGTCCACGGCCACGCCCGTGCCCTCGTCGAGGGGTTGCAGGCGAGCGGGGTCGAGGTCCTGACCAAGGACTACTTCGACACCGTGACCGTCGCCGTGCCCGGCCGGGCCGACGAGGTCGTCAGCGAGGCGGCGCACCGCGGTGTCAACGTCTGGCGGGTCGACGCCGACCGCGTGTCGCTCAGCGTCGACGAGACCACCGACCTGCGGAACCTCGACGCGGTGTGGGCGGCCTTCGGTGCCACCGGCACCACGTCGGTGCAGCTCGACGCGCCCGCCTGGTCCCCTGAGCTCGTGCGCGCGAGCGAGTACCTCACCCACCCGGTGTTCCACAGCCACCGCAGCGAGACCTCCATGCTGCGCTACCTGCGGCGCCTGTCCGACCGCGACTTCGCCCTGGACCGAGGCATGATCCCGCTCGGCTCCTGCACCATGAAGCTCAATGCGACGACCGAGATGGTGGCGGTCACCTGGCCCGAGTTCGCCCACCTGCACCCGTTCGCCCCGGCGCACCAGACCGAGGGCATCCGTTCGCTCATCAGCGACCTCTCCGCATGGTTGTGCGAGATCACCGGGTATGACGCGGTGTCGCTCCAGCCGAACGCCGGCTCGCAGGGCGAGTTCGCCGGGCTCCTCGCGATCCACGCGTACCACGAGGCGAACGGCCAGTCCCAGCGCCGGATCTGCCTGATCCCGGCCAGCGCCCACGGCACCAACGCCGCCAGCGCGGTCATGGCCGGCATGAAGGTCGTCGTCGTGAAGACCGCCGCTGGCGGCGACATCGACATGGACGACCTGCGCGCCAAGGTCGACCAGCACCGCGACGACCTCGCGGCGATCATGGTCACCTACCCGTCGACGCACGGCGTCTTCGAGGACACCATCACCGAGCTCTGCGGCCTGGTGCACGACGCCGGTGGCCAGGTCTACGTCGACGGCGCCAACCTCAACGCCCTCGTCGGACTGGCCAAGCCGGGCAAGTTCGGTGCGGACGTCTCGCACCTCAACCTGCACAAGACCTTCTGCATCCCGCACGGCGGTGGCGGTCCGGGCGTGGGTCCGGTCGCGGTGCGTGCCCACCTGGCCCCGCACCTGCCCAACCACCCGCTCTCGGCGGAGGCCGGTCCGTCGACCGGTGTCGGCCCGATCTCGGCGGCGCCGTTCGGCTCGGCCAGCATCCTGCCGATCTCGTGGGCCTACGTGCGCCTCATGGGTGGGGCCGGGCTCACCCGCGCCACGCAGGTCGCGATCCTCAACGCGAACTACATCGCGACCCGGCTGCGTGAGCACTACCCGGTGCTGTACTCGGGCCACGACGGAATCGTCGCCCACGAGTGCATCCTCGACCTGCGCGACCTCACCAAGCGCAGCGGGGTCACGGTGGACGACGTGGCCAAGCGCCTCATCGACTACGGCTTTCACGCCCCGACGATGTCGTTCCCGGTCGCCGGGACGCTGATGGTCGAGCCGACCGAGAGCGAGGACCGCGGCGAGATCGACCGGTTCTGCGACGCGATGATCGCGATCCGCCACGAGATCGCCGCCGTCGAGGCGGGCGAGGTCGCGGTCGTCGACAGCATGCTGCGCAACGCGCCGCACACGGCCAAGGCCCTCGCCGGCAAGTGGGAGTACCCCTACGAGCGCTCCGACGCGGCCTTCCCCGTCGGCGTGCACGCCCCGGACAAGTACTGGCCGCCAGTGGCCCGCATCGACGGCGCGTACGGCGACCGCAACCTCGTGTGCAGCTGCCCGCCGCCCGAGGCGTTCGAGAGCTGA
- a CDS encoding MerR family transcriptional regulator, with the protein MNTSSEAGHGHTSVPSAAQGLLFTDDLPELSEDIGYRGPTACKAAGITYRQLDYWARTGLVEPSVRGATGSGTQRLYGFRDILVLKVVKRLLDTGVSLQQIRVAITHLRERGVEDLAQITLMSDGASVYECTSADEVIDLVQGGQGVFGIAVGRVWREVEGELAELPSERTDDEAPADHPGDELRVRRQARLA; encoded by the coding sequence GTGAACACGAGCAGTGAGGCTGGCCACGGCCACACGAGTGTGCCCAGTGCGGCACAGGGGCTTTTGTTCACGGACGACCTCCCCGAGCTGAGCGAGGACATCGGCTACCGCGGCCCGACGGCCTGCAAGGCAGCCGGGATCACCTACCGCCAGCTCGACTACTGGGCCCGGACCGGGCTCGTCGAGCCCTCGGTGCGCGGCGCCACGGGCTCGGGCACGCAGCGCCTCTACGGCTTCCGCGACATCCTCGTCCTCAAGGTCGTCAAGCGGCTCCTGGACACCGGGGTGTCCCTCCAGCAGATCCGGGTCGCGATCACCCACCTGCGTGAGCGCGGGGTCGAGGACCTCGCCCAGATCACGCTGATGAGCGACGGCGCCTCGGTCTACGAGTGCACGTCCGCAGACGAGGTCATCGACCTCGTGCAGGGTGGCCAGGGAGTCTTCGGCATCGCCGTCGGCCGGGTCTGGCGCGAGGTCGAGGGTGAGCTCGCCGAGCTGCCCAGCGAGCGCACCGACGACGAGGCGCCCGCCGACCACCCCGGCGACGAGCTGCGCGTGCGCCGTCAGGCCCGTCTCGCCTGA